Proteins from a genomic interval of Flammeovirgaceae bacterium SG7u.111:
- a CDS encoding TraB/GumN family protein, with protein sequence MKKLLLLLMFVNLIPNASVAQTSVWKVEKEGKVMYIGGTVHILRAEDFPLPTEFDVAYAKAETLIFETDMDKLNDPRVGQAMMAKAMYTDKRTLKSVLSEKVYNDLEVACTKLQLPFANLQKLKPSMVVLTMSVMQMKSLGLTSEGVDMHYFKKAKEEGKSLDYLETVDQQLDMLLSMGEGYEDGYVKYSLKELDKMEKELLKMIDSWKTGKEKSMIAQINDMEKMYPQLYKTLLLDRNSAWIPKLESYLESDEVEYVLVGTLHLHGKVGILSMLEGKGYNVTQLGQ encoded by the coding sequence ATGAAAAAATTATTGCTTCTTTTGATGTTTGTAAACCTGATACCTAATGCTTCTGTGGCGCAAACTTCTGTTTGGAAGGTAGAAAAGGAGGGGAAAGTGATGTATATAGGCGGAACAGTTCACATCCTAAGGGCAGAAGATTTCCCTTTGCCTACCGAGTTCGATGTAGCGTATGCTAAAGCAGAAACGCTGATTTTTGAGACAGATATGGATAAGTTGAATGATCCGAGGGTAGGGCAAGCGATGATGGCAAAGGCGATGTATACCGATAAGCGAACACTGAAATCGGTGTTGAGCGAAAAGGTGTATAATGATTTGGAAGTTGCTTGTACCAAGTTGCAATTGCCTTTTGCCAACTTGCAAAAACTCAAGCCTTCTATGGTGGTGCTCACCATGTCGGTTATGCAAATGAAGAGCCTTGGGCTTACGAGCGAAGGTGTGGACATGCATTATTTTAAGAAAGCCAAAGAAGAAGGAAAGTCTTTGGACTACCTCGAAACGGTAGACCAACAGTTGGATATGCTGCTCAGCATGGGAGAAGGCTACGAAGACGGTTATGTTAAATACTCGCTCAAAGAGCTAGACAAGATGGAGAAAGAACTCCTAAAAATGATAGATAGCTGGAAAACTGGGAAAGAAAAATCAATGATAGCTCAGATAAACGATATGGAGAAAATGTATCCTCAACTTTATAAAACACTGTTGCTGGACAGGAACAGTGCTTGGATTCCTAAGTTGGAATCGTACTTAGAAAGCGATGAGGTTGAATATGTATTGGTAGGTACGCTGCACTTGCATGGAAAGGTAGGCATCTTGTCTATGCTAGAAGGAAAAGGATATAATGTGACTCAGCTAGGACAATAA
- a CDS encoding bestrophin family ion channel: protein MIITKKVRITRIIAGTWKNFLFIFATCVLSYFFNEYVLKLHIVFPGIIPTILGTALAFFIGFNNNQAYDRWWESRKIWGGLVNDSRTWARQIIQFTTENDVVSKNELDELRKGAVLRHLAFLYALKEKLRSSQDNYYRKFLKETEIERIEKESNKHNAILTLQSEKLDEIYSKKLIDGFQFLELNKILIAFCDGMGKSERIKGTVFPTTYQYYSSLFTWLFIISVTIVTSNTIGPWGILFGQTIGYVFVTISAIGRALLNPFDPTPSGIALDQITRTIEINLLETIGEKEIPQPVASIDNEYIM from the coding sequence ATGATCATCACTAAAAAAGTACGAATTACGCGCATAATTGCTGGAACTTGGAAAAACTTCCTCTTCATATTCGCCACCTGTGTCTTATCCTACTTTTTCAATGAATATGTACTAAAGCTCCATATTGTTTTTCCAGGAATAATCCCCACTATTTTGGGTACTGCCCTGGCATTTTTCATAGGTTTCAATAACAATCAGGCTTACGATCGCTGGTGGGAATCACGTAAAATATGGGGAGGCCTAGTTAACGATTCGAGGACTTGGGCCAGACAAATTATCCAGTTCACTACCGAAAACGATGTGGTATCCAAAAATGAATTAGATGAACTAAGAAAAGGTGCTGTGCTTAGGCATTTAGCATTTCTTTATGCGCTCAAGGAAAAATTGAGAAGCTCTCAAGACAACTATTACCGAAAATTTTTGAAAGAGACAGAAATTGAAAGAATTGAAAAAGAATCAAATAAACATAATGCAATTCTTACGCTTCAATCTGAAAAACTAGATGAGATCTACAGCAAAAAGCTAATAGATGGATTTCAGTTTTTGGAGCTCAATAAAATACTCATTGCCTTCTGTGATGGAATGGGCAAATCCGAGCGAATCAAAGGAACAGTATTCCCCACTACATATCAGTATTACAGTTCTCTATTTACTTGGCTATTTATAATAAGCGTAACTATAGTGACTTCAAATACAATAGGACCTTGGGGCATTTTGTTTGGGCAGACTATAGGATATGTCTTTGTTACTATCTCGGCTATAGGCAGAGCATTGCTAAACCCGTTTGACCCTACCCCTTCTGGCATAGCTCTAGACCAGATAACTCGTACTATTGAAATTAACTTATTGGAAACAATTGGGGAAAAAGAAATACCACAACCAGTAGCTAGTATAGATAACGAATATATAATGTAA